One segment of Carya illinoinensis cultivar Pawnee chromosome 1, C.illinoinensisPawnee_v1, whole genome shotgun sequence DNA contains the following:
- the LOC122300936 gene encoding uncharacterized protein LOC122300936, whose product MAHSLREFTLEFVKLDRFDGTNFRRWQKKMHFLLANLKVVYVLTTPRPSVNEDETIAQSRASIKLVQDDYICKGHICNTMSDTLFDAYQNKATAKDLWNTLEAKYLLEDAPSKTFLTTKFFNYNMINSRSVVEQFNVMMHILDQFSQHNMKMDESISVSSIIDKLPQSWKKYKRSLKHRREEMSLEELGQHLRIEEEIRLRDNNEERDYLTSNMHMVEEGKTHQHKQPSESEYKNRKRE is encoded by the coding sequence ATGGCGCATAGTTTGAGAGAGTTTACTTTAGAGTTTGTAAAACTTGATCGTTTTGATGGAACCAATTTTCGACGTTGGCAAAAGAAGATGCACTTTCTCTTGGCCAATCTCAAAGTGGTTTATGTTCTAACTACTCCTAGACCATCTGTAAATGAAGACGAGACAATCGCTCAAAGTCGGGCAAGTATCAAATTGGTACAAGACGACTATATTTGTAAAGGACATATTTGCAATACAATGTCTGACACATTGTTTGACGCATACCAGAACAAGGCAACTGCCAAGGATCTATGGAACACACTTGAAGCTAAGTATCTTTTGGAAGATGCTCCAAGTAAGACATTTCTAACTacaaaatttttcaattataatatgataaattctAGGTCTGTTGTTGAACAATTCAATGTTATGATGCATATTCTTGATCAATTCTCCCAACATAACATGAAAATGGATGAATCCATATCAGTTTCATCCATTATTGATAAACTTCCTCAATCAtggaaaaaatacaaaagaagtTTGAAACATAGAAGGGAAGAAATGTCTCTAGAAGAGTTAGGCCAACATCTTCGTATAGAAGAAGAGATAAGGCTTAGAGACAATAATGAAGAGCGTGACTATTTAACTTCTAACATGCACATGGTAGAGGAAGGAAAGACCCACCAACACAAACAGCCCAGTGAATCCGAATATAAAAACCGAAAGAGAGaataa